The genomic window TCCATTGAACCCATCATAGAGGACATGGGCTGATAATTCAGCCTTGCTGACCGAAAAAGCTTGTTCAGTAGGGGACTTATCACATGGACAACTATTAATATTTCGATTTCGCATGCACAGAACAGGGAAGATAGTCCTCTCTTGCCCGCTCATTAGTTAATCAGAAAACAGGAATCCGTCTGCTCTTGTGATTATTCTGTTGAGACAACTGGAATTGCTTTTTCGTGACAAAAGCCACAAGCTAGTCAGCGTGAACAAAACCGTTCCTCTTCCACTCCTTGCCAATTTTGCCctatttcctttctttccattTGGGTGTATACCACTACTCAGGGTGCATCACGCATGCACCAACTGATTACAATAATaacctttattttcttttctagagaaaaaaacacaatcGTATACATACGACAACttcaatgaaaaatgttattcatttgtgtcataaataatttatagtcttaacaatcaaaataaatacaCTTTGGCAGAGTGCAAGGctgaaataattattgttagCAAAGCAGCAATTCGAACACGATacataatattaaaaaaaccgTTCTCGATAAAATAAACGCCATTTTGTAAAGCGAACCGACGAAAAGGGTGCTGCTTAACAAGTAATTTTTTGACCTAGTGTCTGAGTTTACCGGCACGCTGATATAATTATCAGAAGTATtccaaacaaacaataaattgCATTAAGTTAACTCGTTTCGTTAAAAGATGGTATTAGTTAATAAATAGCCTTTCATTTCTTGATATAATCAATTTCGCCACCGAGGAAAAGCCTTGGTAAAGAGTTCACGGCAACAAAGTCACGGGATTTCAAAACGATAACTATTATCACAAACGTAAACATTAGAATATCCACAACGTAAGTGTTGAAGTTTCCTCAAAAGTCAAAACTTGGCAGATGCGATAACTTGGCGATAAGTTACCTTAATATCCGTTTCCTTCAACTGATGAAAATGAACGGTTAGTGAAAAGTTAAAGAGTCGAATCGTTTGGCTAAATCATGTTCGCATCGTGGTGAATGTAAAGTACACTTCCAGCGAACCAATTAATTGGAAACTTTCGTAGATCGAAAATTAATCCGCATGACAATAAATAAACGGTACTTCGATGACAGTACAAGATTTAACGAATAAATTTCTTGTTGAGTCAAAGTACTTTTATAAAAGACCATTCTAAACAATAACTAGTTTGCGCCGAACATCTATGCCAAAATATTGTTGGCCGAGTTACTTCTCGAAgccgccaattttctttgtcGCTGGCCGCTCTTTAAGTTTTTAATGTCAGATTTCCACTGTGCTATCAAGTCCGATAAAACACGCAGACCCTCTAAAATGCCATCTCCACATTCAGCCGAGGTCGGTTGCAGATGCCACAAATGATTAGAACTGAGATTATGAAGCGATAATTTAGTTAAAATCTCCATTGGGGCTGACGCGTTCGGTAAATCTTGTTTGTTCGCGAATATCAAAATCGGTGCTCCGTTTATTTGAGCGGAGTTAACAAGATTGAATAGTTCTTCCTTCGCCTCCTCTATTCTATCCTCATTTGCACTATCAACAACGAAAATAATTGCGTCCGTTTTCCGCACGTATGCCTTCCAAAGCGGACGTAGATGTTCTTTTCCGCTCACATCCCAAATTTTAAACCTTAAGTCTTTAGACGGTCGAACAGTTTCTACATTAAACCCTGGAGTCGGAACAATTCTTTCCTTCCAGTCTTTCCACTTACTTCGATACAAAATGGCAGTTTTTCCACTCTTGTCGAGTCCCAACATGACCACATGAAATGGTCTCCGAAACTTTATTCTTGGTCGAAAGCGACGGACGGAAACTATTACCGCATTTCCCATTATCCGTTCCGTACTCCTCAATCGTGTTAAAATATCGCGATATTCAAAATAGAGGTCACACTAGTTGCTCTGTACGAACTTTGAGAAGTAATTCGCCGCCTTCTCTCTGTTTCAACGGAAAGTCACTTGGCAATAATGCCAAATTAGGcgaaagaaatgtttgaaacCGAAATTCGTGCGTTAGTTTCGCATCAGCACGGGAGTGTACAACAAGTTTTCGTCAATTTCCACATCTGTGCGTACTTAATATAAACGAACCTGCTTTAATATGCAAATTTCCCTAATCTTGTGTATTTGTCAAATGAGCGTCTGATTGGTTCGTGGATAGAGGCAAAATTTGTTCATTATGAGTGGACAAGGCCTGAACAAGAAAGCTCTCAAGGGTCGCAAGGcaataaacaattaatttaCGCAATATTTCGCGGGAATTTCTGCACTCTGTTTACTATTTCCGTATGGCATGTCACGCCACAACAAATGTACGCATGACATTTACTTCATAATGAAGTAAACCTGTCTGATGCGAATTGGTTCGTTTAAGTACATGACCGAGGGCATTGCAATTATCTTAATTAGTCACTATTGATGATCATCATCTCATCGGAGAACAATGAACATGGAAACCGAAACAAAATTAGGTTGTTCCACCTAAATTGCCCCAAACTAAAAATATAAGTGTGACGCTGGGGAATATTTGGTACCCTCTGCTTCTGGAAGCTTTCTGCAATCGCATATAATAAAACCTCCATTTTAAGTTTATCTTCTACTGTTTAAATGGTTAGACCTTATCAGCTATTCCATCTggcttgaaaaaattattgcatcAAAAAACTTGCAATAGGGGGTGAAACTAAGTCTTAAAATACACATCTATTTGTTTTCCACTATTAAAACGTACCGCCTGAAATCATGTAGCGATGCATCACAATAATCTCTCCATGAGCTATAGTGTTAAAAGGGAGATTTTAGAAATTGTGTGTTGGTAGTTAATGaatcaaagaagagaaaatgaatgttcaaaCCAAAGACAACAGGTGGTGGTCTGTGATAgctaaaatatgtatatttcgATGGTTTGCGATGATATTTAAGCAAAACAACTCATGCAAACCGAACTTGTGGTGCATAAAAGTATTTCTGAATACTCACGATGTAGAGTACAGTACTGTATATCTTTCGTACTGCAATTTGTGCAaactgagctaaaaaaaaattattttaagagatGCCGAGAGTCTCATAGTGAAAGCACCAGACACAATAAAACTACATCGATTTGCGGCTCAGGGTTGCGGCTTTCCTGGAGACTGAAAACACCTGTTGTACTCTATTAGTTACTAACAATGGTGGAAAACGCCATACATATATCACTTGATATTTAAGAGCCGTCAATGAGCCGGCTCCTTTCAAAATATCCAAATTCAGCTTAATAGTAGGGCTTACAGATTCAAAAGATGGACAAAGCTGTCCGAGATCTGCCATAAACCGACGGAAGCGATCGGAATCGAACGGAACAGTCCGAAATTAATCAAACGAATCAGAAATCGGACGGAACTGTCTAGAATCGGATAATACAGTCTTATATCAGGCGGATGAGTCCATAATCAGACACATCCAAAAAACACTTTAACTGAACTAGAGCCTCCATAAGAACGTAAAGTTCAAAAGGGCGGGTCATGAAAGCGTGCAAAATCAAACTAAGGCATCTGACAACGGACGGAAGCGCCCGAAATGGACTTACGAGTCCAAACTCCAGTGGAACCGTGCAAAATCGTGTGTAACCGTCCGAAGTCCTAAAGAAGCGTCGGGAATCGCACAGAAGCCTCCGGAATAAATCTGATGGAAAGACATGTTTCGCTTCTTTGCGATAGACGCTCCATCTTAGGTGATACGATTTTCTGCATATTTTTTGACAATGAACCTGagattaaattaaaagaagaaaacaaattataagAGGCTTATgtattcctttatttttgaGTTTCTATGTTTTTGTCGACTTGTCCGAGAAGGGGCTTTCATTTTCTGTCAGAATAAAGTTTTTGTATTCGACAAATCATAACAAGGTTGTGCACAGTTAGGGGGGCTGTTAGTTATTTGAGATTCGGGTCTTAGCTAATCTCTAGCAGTCGGGTTGTCTAATTTTGGGAATACACGGTTAACTAGACAAGCACACTGACCTAAAAGAGCGCAGAGCTAGATTTTTCgtgaagatttctttttaagtCCTAACTATTATTAAACAAGTCTTTCAGTTTCCAAGGTACTTTATTGTCTGTTGTATCCATGTCGTCTGTAATCGCAGAGCCGCGTGCACAAAAAAGCGTGGGGTGATACTCTATTCTTTCAAATTGTCATCGGATGGGAAGTTTACTCTCTGATGAATTTCCGCCTAGTTTACCAGCGTATTACAACTTTAACTCTTTAAGAGTTTTAATTTGCAAGAACGAACCATCAGATGACAGTAGGATTAGGGATTAGGTAATTTAAGGGGCGATGTACTCCTAAGGAATGATTAGTGTCCAGTCTACCCACACTTGTGTCAAAATCAAACATGGCGGAGAATCTATGGCAACTGTGATTTCAATCAAAAGCGTCGCGAAGTGAGAATTTGTGTCCACCTAGTGATTTTCATAACATTTACATTAAGAGGCCATGGAGAAAACCATTCTGCTCTATCAAGATGTTACGTAAGCTCTTATTTGCAAGGCAAAGAAGGTAAAGTTTATCAGCTCGGAGAATTCTTAAGCAAGAGAGCAGGCTAGGGAATATATTTTCGAGAAAGGTAAACAAATTAATTCTTGTGATCTATACTTGTCTTCAACTCACGATTCGCCTTTTGTGAGCTGTTTACGTTTTCGTTCCATATGATGATGTTCAGGATAGGCCGAGATTGCATCTTGAAACATTTTCGTGCAGATTGTCATTGGAATTATCACTGCAATTTGCATGACCTCTGTACACATTCATTTAACGTCGTCATCGTAAAAGGCAAGTCAATAAAAGATGGTCAACTTTACAGCTGATGGGGCGAGTAATTTATGTGCTTTGGAAAATCACTcagaaatttttcacaaatccCTTTTATCCCTTGATTATCGACGGAAGTCGAGTCTAACTCATAAGTTCATTCGTCTTTAATCAAAATGAATCGGAGAGACCTGTGCAACACAACATAACCAGGTTCCTTTAGAATAttcggtaaagtttccgcacagccccatactattgtaaaacaaatctgttttcctaatggcaatgtattgcttttgtcattgttttctttattcaagaGCTGAATGCATTATGAAGTAGGGGGCTGTGCGGTAATTTTACCGAATATTCTCttgaagaatttcaaaaaaatGCATTACGTTCGGAAGGCGTCTGCAATGACCGCAAATATTTGCTCTATATAATTGTAATTATCTTACTGAACACCTGTTTATACCAGTTTTTCCTCAGGGATCCACTGATCGGTCTTTTCAGTCTAAGtaaagtaattattattatcattactcCTACAGACATTATCAAAGTGAATGTTATTTAGAATAATTCCtctttttgaaatattattttgcagGTTATACCGAGTTCATTAAGGATGGGAGATGATGATAAGCCCCTTCGCTTCACCATTGAAATCTTCAATGCCCAATTTGTAACTTCAGGAAGATACTTTTTGATTTTAAGAATAGTTGGAAGCAAGGTTAAACAGTCTAAATTGAAGCTATATGTGGGCAGTTCTGATGTAGCATTGGAGGATTATCAGTTTACTACAGATGCATGTTTAGAAGATGGGGATCCTGAGACTTTGGTGACCTTCACAGATTCAGTCATCACCTTTTGGATGCCTCCTGGTATGTTTATTGCTCTTTATCTATATTTGTCATCCATAGTTGTTGTTAGAAGCCAACAGATGAGGGATGAAACCTACCAGCTGTCAAAACATTTTATGCTGTCCTAGTGAATTGTGATCACAGACAGTAAATAGCTATGATTTGACTGATTCTAATGTCAATGTCTAACAAGGAAAAGTCACTAAAATATGTCTCAGAAAGCTAGAAATCATGTCTCTGAGAATTTCTAATATTTGGGGGAACACACCATTCAGACCTCTTCTAAAGTGTGTGTTGCTTTGCAACGCGCCATGCTTGGTATGCAGGATTTGGATTTATCTGAATATGAATTGCTTACAAGGAAATTCTTGAGGGATGTGGCAGTGGAGGCTTCCTGTCATTTGTGTGATGTGTACAGCCTTATACTTTGTcatgtaaaacttgttttgttcaAGGTGGCATTGAGTTGTAAACAAATCTAAATATTGGTTATATTGCTTAATAAGttcaatttcttttgaacaTTCAATATCAGAGAGTGTGGATGGGGATATTCAACTTGTGATAGAAGCATATCGTCTTCCAGAGAATCCCATGCATGAAGGTGACAAGTGTGGGGAGGCCGTGTTTAGTGTCTTCCCTAGAAGGGGTGCATTGTTCTCAGGCGTGCGGCGGTCAACACCATCAACTAAAGATTCTAATGAACTATACCAGTTCGAGACCAACATTACACTGAATCAAGTCCAAGAAGATGAAGGACTTTGGATTAGTTGTGGTTCAATCAGGGCAGCTATGCGACTTGTATTTGAAGAGGAAGAGCAACCAAGTAAGCTGCATTTTAAATGCTTTTTAATGTAGTTCTGATTTATTGGTAGGTCAGTTGGTCTGGGTTGCTCTAAATGAGATTGAGGTAATCAGGTGTTGGTGCAAAATCCTGCTGTAGTTATTCTGTGGCTTTGCAGAAAGTTTTACCATTTAGATTTTGTGGAAggaaaatgtgattggtgcttgacatgtttaaataaaattgtaacTCAAAGCTGAGTAGTATTCCAACACAAACCTGCATAGCTTTGCAAAGATATGAGAGCAAAGGATATTTTAAAGTggattgtttgttgtttgtttcttaGCCAACAAATTTCAGTTGGAAAAATTGAGTAACATGGCCTTGTCAGGTAGAAACAGCTTACTTAAACAGCAAATAACAGCAGGAAGTTTAGCCAACTTGTTCCCAGGTAGTGAGTTTAAAGTACATAAGACTGGAAAAACTTTGGAGAAAGAGCATGCCAGCAAGGAAACATTGGGAGAAGACAGAGATGTTGTAGATATTCAGTTACAGGTTTTACAATGTGAGTATTATAATGAGACTGCATGCCCATTGGAATACAGATAGTGGATGGTTTTTAAGCATAATTTACGTAGTTAAAAAATTGGCCTTTAGATATTTGGTTCACCTTATACAGAATATCTACATCTACTGCGAATAATCTCTCAATTTTTCTGTTCAATTGATTCCGCTACTAGGTACTGTTAGCAAAATTTGAGTTGTACTTCTGTTTAAGTTAGTTTGAAATCTTTACTATCAGGCTGTacttggagaatttttttagtACTTGGAAAAGGAAGGTCAATGTGTTGCCCACTTGAGTTCAGCTTATGAAGCTTAACTATATTTGCAAGTTTGGGTTTTTTGTGACTGAGTAATAGGTGTCCTGTGGTGACTATGTCTAGAATGAATAGAATGAGATTATGATAAATGATTTTTAGTGGTTACTactaataaaacaaaattctgcCAAAAGTTTTTTACAGTTATTGGTTTTCACTGGTAATCATTTATTGCTCAGTTGAGAACTTTTCTgggttgttttgaaacttttgaaaagGCCAGCCGAAGTGTATATGAGTCTAACTGGTAATGAAAATCATTCTTGCTCAGGTTACAGCCAGCAAAGATCTCTGTTATGACTTTGTTTAggtatacatatatatttctAGTTAGTTTATTGACTAAAGCTGCcaggttttatttcaaaagaatttaaatGGTTTTAGGTACTGAGTCCTTCATAGTTCAAAAACAGGAAGACGCAGGAAGTTTAGCTAACTTTTTACCTGACAGCAGAGAGGTAGAGAACAAAGACAGCAGAACTTTAGCCACAGatgttgaaaatgaagaagTGATCTCTTTCTGTGAGTTGAAACAATGGCTTACTCAATTTTCTGTAAGGTTTATAACTACCATGGTATACTGTTTGGTGCTTTTAGGGAGCAGTTAGTGTCATTTACCGATGATTTCTGAGGGTCATCGCGCAGcagtattatttattataaataatatGTGGCATATCAGTTACAGTTGTGTTGAACagaaaattaaccttttttaaaagCCAGAACTTGTGTTCTAGGGGAAAAGGAGAGTCACTTCAGGTGTGCTCCTGATAAGATGTCCAACCAACAAACAGGAAACTCAATTGATAGCTCAGATAGTCAGATAACAAGTGGCATAGAGTTAGACAGAAAGCTTCATGTAAATGAGGTGACCAATGATAAAGTAGAAAGATTTTTGGAAGAGAAACTGACGCCACCAGAAGTTGAGGGGAGTTTGTTTAAAGCAATGCAGCCAACGGTGGACCATGTGGACAAAAGTCCATTAGAACTTGCCACAGAGAAGAGAGAGTATTTAACTGAACAGGAACTACAATATGATAGCTGTAGATGGAGAACTCCAGATGACAGGTTgcgttttgttgaaaaaagtgATGAGGCAAGAGTCGCAAATGTGAAGGAA from Pocillopora verrucosa isolate sample1 chromosome 8, ASM3666991v2, whole genome shotgun sequence includes these protein-coding regions:
- the LOC131791055 gene encoding uncharacterized protein; protein product: MGNAVIVSVRRFRPRIKFRRPFHVVMLGLDKSGKTAILYRSKWKDWKERIVPTPGFNVETVRPSKDLRFKIWDVSGKEHLRPLWKAYVRKTDAIIFVVDSANEDRIEEAKEELFNLVNSAQINGAPILIFANKQDLPNASAPMEILTKLSLHNLSSNHLWHLQPTSAECGDGILEGLRVLSDLIAQWKSDIKNLKSGQRQRKLAASRSNSANNILA
- the LOC136283116 gene encoding uncharacterized protein; the protein is MALSGRNSLLKQQITAGSLANLFPGSEFKVHKTGKTLEKEHASKETLGEDRDVVDIQLQVLQCTESFIVQKQEDAGSLANFLPDSREVENKDSRTLATDVENEEVISFWEKESHFRCAPDKMSNQQTGNSIDSSDSQITSGIELDRKLHVNEVTNDKVERFLEEKLTPPEVEGSLFKAMQPTVDHVDKSPLELATEKREYLTEQELQYDSCRWRTPDDRLRFVEKSDEARVANVKERGNREGFPSCTERQSGFSIYPKVIMFTCKDDAPLMKLRSLGL